One Tunturibacter gelidoferens genomic region harbors:
- a CDS encoding HD domain-containing protein, producing MSDGFGRVQALALLEEWTKGESLRKHGLAVSVCTQSYGAMEASRLGLEGEEASSFVERYASAGLLHDMDYERHPTLEEHPFVGVSHLRELGWPEEVLHAILAHADYSGTPRESYLDKALFACDELAGFLTACALVKPSKSIHEVEVAGVKKKMKDKAFARAVKREDITDGAVLLGVSVEEHVGNCLRAMQARAGELGLDGQL from the coding sequence ATGAGCGATGGTTTTGGTCGAGTGCAGGCGCTGGCGTTGCTAGAAGAGTGGACCAAGGGCGAGAGTCTGCGGAAGCATGGGTTGGCAGTCTCGGTTTGTACGCAGTCTTATGGCGCGATGGAGGCTTCGCGGTTGGGGCTTGAAGGGGAGGAGGCTTCGTCGTTTGTGGAGCGATATGCGAGCGCTGGGCTGCTGCATGATATGGACTATGAGCGGCATCCGACGCTCGAGGAACATCCGTTTGTTGGCGTGAGCCATTTGCGCGAACTGGGATGGCCGGAGGAGGTGCTGCATGCGATCTTGGCGCACGCGGACTACTCGGGAACGCCGCGGGAGTCGTACCTGGATAAGGCGCTGTTTGCGTGTGATGAGCTCGCGGGTTTCTTGACGGCTTGCGCGCTGGTGAAACCTTCGAAGTCGATTCATGAGGTCGAGGTTGCGGGCGTGAAGAAGAAGATGAAGGACAAGGCGTTTGCGCGGGCGGTGAAGCGGGAGGATATTACCGATGGCGCGGTGCTGCTTGGGGTGAGCGTGGAGGAGCATGTGGGGAATTGTCTGCGGGCGATGCAGGCGCGGGCCGGAGAGCTGGGGCTGGACGGTCAACTCTGA
- a CDS encoding helix-turn-helix domain-containing protein: MATMMAPVEQREVLRCDHCSLVQFRTANALCRRCHKCLEVEEPEPAPAPLALVPPPSTQEGGLQVARAVRDLRHVRNLSQRQLAARMGVPRTYISKIENGKAMPTLSSLDRLARALQVDISALLRDSNTRHRDETAVLMTDPFLAEIAMYTSQLDDLQRSIFLNHVRELAAGRRRTA; encoded by the coding sequence ATGGCAACCATGATGGCACCTGTCGAACAACGTGAGGTCCTGCGTTGCGACCACTGCAGTTTGGTGCAGTTCCGGACAGCAAATGCGCTGTGCCGCCGCTGCCACAAATGCCTCGAGGTCGAAGAGCCCGAACCCGCTCCAGCACCACTGGCGCTGGTTCCCCCACCATCAACCCAAGAAGGCGGCCTGCAAGTAGCCCGCGCCGTTAGAGACCTGCGCCACGTGCGCAATCTCTCGCAGCGTCAGCTCGCAGCTCGCATGGGAGTGCCTCGCACCTACATCTCTAAGATCGAGAATGGCAAAGCCATGCCGACCCTGTCTTCTCTCGATCGCCTCGCTCGCGCTCTCCAGGTCGACATCTCCGCCCTGCTGCGCGACTCCAACACCCGCCATCGCGACGAGACCGCGGTCCTCATGACCGACCCCTTCCTCGCCGAGATCGCCATGTACACATCGCAGCTCGACGATCTGCAACGTTCCATCTTCCTCAACCATGTTCGCGAGTTGGCTGCAGGACGCCGCCGTACTGCCTGA
- a CDS encoding isoprenyl transferase — protein MRASTPLPNSSRVPNRSHELSAEEQSVYRELDPAKIPQHVAIIMDGNGRWAGKRALKRFLGHQKGAESVQFVVETASRINLPWLTLYAFSLENNLRRPKSEVSFLMKLLKSYLVGNVKRMNDNNVRMAYIGRTHDLPQEVQDTMQWASESTAKNTGTTLTLALNYGARSEIVDAVRTILTDLTTEAHTRGCSVDDLLGAGALESLDEPTIARALYTAHMPDPDLVIRTSGEQRISNFLLWQIAYSEIFVTDRLWPDFNGLHLLEAINAYQHRERRFGGLGESFTDEDLNNLEPADEVAAEIKDHLIPKSDAKVENKSEIKPDAVLTRH, from the coding sequence TTGCGCGCATCAACACCCCTTCCGAACTCCAGCCGCGTTCCCAATCGCAGCCATGAGCTCTCTGCCGAAGAGCAGAGCGTATACCGAGAGCTGGATCCAGCCAAAATTCCGCAACACGTCGCCATCATCATGGACGGCAACGGCCGCTGGGCCGGAAAACGCGCCCTCAAGCGCTTCCTCGGTCACCAGAAGGGCGCCGAATCCGTCCAGTTCGTCGTAGAGACAGCCTCCCGCATCAATCTTCCCTGGCTCACCCTCTACGCCTTCTCGCTCGAGAACAACCTGCGCCGCCCTAAGTCTGAGGTCAGCTTCCTCATGAAGCTGCTCAAAAGCTACCTCGTAGGAAACGTCAAGCGGATGAACGATAACAACGTCCGCATGGCCTACATCGGTCGCACGCACGACCTGCCGCAGGAAGTCCAGGACACCATGCAGTGGGCCTCGGAGTCCACCGCAAAGAATACCGGCACCACTCTCACCCTCGCTCTCAACTACGGCGCCCGATCCGAGATCGTCGATGCCGTCCGCACCATCCTCACCGACCTCACCACCGAAGCCCACACCCGCGGCTGCTCCGTCGATGACCTCCTCGGCGCCGGTGCCCTCGAGTCCCTCGACGAGCCCACCATCGCACGCGCCCTCTACACCGCGCACATGCCCGACCCCGATCTCGTCATCCGCACATCAGGCGAACAGCGCATCTCCAACTTCCTGCTCTGGCAGATCGCCTACTCCGAGATCTTCGTCACCGATCGCCTCTGGCCGGACTTCAACGGCCTCCACCTCCTCGAAGCCATCAACGCCTACCAGCATCGCGAGCGCCGCTTCGGTGGCCTCGGCGAAAGCTTCACCGACGAAGATCTCAACAACCTAGAGCCCGCGGATGAAGTAGCCGCAGAGATTAAGGACCACCTCATCCCCAAATCGGACGCCAAAGTCGAGAACAAATCAGAAATAAAGCCCGACGCCGTCCTTACCCGCCACTAG
- a CDS encoding DUF3861 domain-containing protein: MNSYRYKITVEALTGAKGEPVEGRTLSFETANHDDILGIVERMRAWLPFDSHTVASLGVGLKLVSEVALMERNDPMFAAIRPALGEFVRGLKQRPETIASESPRRLL, encoded by the coding sequence ATGAACTCTTACCGTTACAAGATCACGGTGGAGGCGCTGACTGGAGCGAAGGGAGAGCCGGTGGAGGGACGGACACTGTCGTTCGAGACTGCGAACCACGACGATATTCTGGGAATTGTGGAGAGGATGCGGGCTTGGTTGCCGTTCGACAGCCATACGGTTGCGTCGCTGGGAGTTGGGCTAAAGTTGGTCTCAGAGGTAGCGCTGATGGAGCGCAACGATCCTATGTTTGCGGCGATTCGTCCGGCGCTTGGGGAGTTTGTGCGTGGATTGAAGCAGCGGCCTGAGACCATCGCATCTGAAAGTCCGCGCAGGTTGCTTTAG
- a CDS encoding PadR family transcriptional regulator gives MRFFGAGDLRYVILQQIAEKPSHGYEIIKSIQERLGGVYAPSPGVVYPMLTMLEEMGHATVVSEGARKLYTITEEGSKSLAENKAVVDAIFARMDHARSEQGSGRSPQIERAVENFRMALRMKKGPLTTEQIHAITDIIDAAAKQIERA, from the coding sequence ATGCGGTTCTTTGGGGCGGGCGATCTTCGCTACGTGATTTTGCAGCAGATTGCGGAGAAGCCGAGCCATGGATACGAGATCATCAAGTCGATCCAGGAGCGACTGGGCGGGGTGTACGCGCCGAGTCCGGGGGTTGTGTATCCGATGCTGACGATGTTGGAGGAGATGGGACACGCGACCGTGGTCTCCGAGGGCGCGCGCAAGCTTTATACGATCACGGAGGAGGGGTCGAAGTCACTGGCTGAGAATAAAGCGGTGGTGGATGCGATCTTCGCGAGGATGGACCATGCTCGCAGCGAGCAGGGGAGTGGTCGTTCTCCTCAGATTGAACGCGCGGTGGAGAACTTCCGGATGGCGCTGCGGATGAAGAAGGGTCCGCTGACGACGGAACAGATTCACGCGATTACAGACATCATTGACGCTGCTGCAAAGCAGATTGAGAGGGCTTGA
- a CDS encoding phosphatidate cytidylyltransferase codes for MKRILTATVLILAVFALIFFGQLWMITLFSAIVAELAAYEYLKLASVGAEAHGAKLRIPIWWMTLGTALAFVVTLPNVPVESQLPVLSGLTLILFAWNGFRAPLIQVLPDTAQGLFGLIYIAYPLTLVPLLWKQEDGPALVLFLMVCVWAGDIAALYIGRAFGKRKLAPRLSPGKTWAGSIASIIGSVIAASIVIAIADTLTAHGNTLLHISEPLWQSLLLAAILNIAAQLGDLLESAIKRGAGVKDSGTMLPGHGGILDRIDALLLAAPVLWYVLLLKDYFGLGRF; via the coding sequence ATGAAACGCATTCTTACCGCCACGGTTCTCATCCTCGCCGTCTTCGCCCTCATCTTCTTCGGACAGCTGTGGATGATCACACTCTTCAGCGCCATCGTTGCAGAACTCGCAGCCTATGAATACCTCAAGCTGGCCTCCGTCGGTGCAGAAGCACACGGAGCCAAACTCCGCATCCCCATCTGGTGGATGACCCTCGGAACCGCTCTCGCCTTCGTCGTCACCCTCCCCAACGTTCCCGTCGAGTCCCAGCTTCCCGTCCTCAGCGGACTCACCCTGATTCTCTTCGCCTGGAACGGCTTTCGAGCCCCGCTCATCCAGGTCCTGCCCGACACCGCCCAGGGCCTCTTCGGCCTCATCTACATTGCCTACCCCCTCACGCTGGTCCCCCTCCTCTGGAAACAGGAGGATGGTCCCGCGCTCGTCCTCTTCCTCATGGTCTGTGTCTGGGCCGGCGATATAGCAGCCCTTTACATCGGCCGCGCCTTCGGCAAACGCAAGCTCGCCCCCCGTCTTAGCCCTGGCAAAACCTGGGCGGGCTCTATCGCCTCTATCATCGGCAGCGTGATCGCCGCCAGCATCGTCATCGCCATCGCCGACACCCTCACCGCCCACGGCAACACCCTGCTTCACATCTCCGAGCCACTCTGGCAATCCCTCCTGCTCGCCGCGATCCTCAACATCGCCGCCCAGCTAGGAGACCTTCTCGAGTCCGCCATCAAACGCGGCGCAGGCGTCAAGGACTCCGGCACCATGCTTCCCGGCCACGGCGGCATCCTCGACCGCATCGACGCTCTCCTCCTCGCCGCCCCAGTCCTCTGGTATGTCCTCCTCCTCAAGGACTACTTCGGTCTCGGCCGCTTCTAA
- a CDS encoding GIY-YIG nuclease family protein: protein MPEGHVYILGSRTGTLYTGVTSRFDQRLFEHKNGIKSTFASKYHCNRLFLHERFGDIRSAIAREKEIKGWTRAKKLALILQQNPDFKDLAAQYGWQS from the coding sequence ATGCCAGAAGGCCACGTCTATATCCTCGGCAGCCGCACCGGAACCCTCTACACCGGCGTTACTAGCAGATTCGACCAGCGCCTCTTCGAGCACAAAAACGGCATCAAATCCACCTTCGCCAGCAAATATCATTGCAACCGTCTTTTCCTGCACGAGCGTTTCGGCGACATCCGATCAGCCATAGCCCGAGAAAAAGAAATAAAAGGCTGGACCCGAGCCAAAAAACTAGCTCTCATCCTCCAGCAAAACCCTGACTTCAAAGACCTCGCCGCCCAATACGGCTGGCAATCCTAA
- a CDS encoding 1-deoxy-D-xylulose-5-phosphate reductoisomerase, which yields MRKLAILGSTGSIGHSTLSICESFPDRYQVVSLAAGTNIDDAFAQCLRWRPRVISLATEALAAALLTRLKAEGITNIEVVHGSKGTIHVATLPEVNFVVSAIVGVAGLEATYAAVCAGKTIGLANKECLVAAGELIIAAAKQHNVALLPIDSEHNAVHQCMRGGTAAEVKQIWLTASGGPFRNTPLAEFENITPQQALKHPTWVMGQRITIDSATMMNKGFEVIEACRLFNLPASRVRTTIHPQSTVHSLVEFVDGSILAQISVTDMRLPILYALAYPERVAVTEKEALTFDLTTLSQLDFSQPDLNRFPCLRLAYEAAETGGNACIALNAADEIAVAAFLEGRIPFLGIPRTIDAVLQLTSGQSPASILDVLDADLAARASAREVIARQLTGAQR from the coding sequence GTGAGAAAGCTAGCAATCCTCGGCTCGACCGGCTCGATCGGCCACAGCACTCTCTCCATCTGCGAATCCTTCCCCGACCGTTACCAGGTCGTCTCCCTCGCCGCTGGCACCAACATCGACGATGCCTTCGCCCAGTGCCTACGCTGGCGGCCCAGAGTCATCTCCCTCGCCACCGAAGCCCTCGCAGCCGCTCTGCTGACTCGCCTTAAAGCCGAAGGCATCACCAACATCGAAGTCGTCCATGGCAGCAAAGGCACCATCCATGTCGCCACGCTGCCTGAGGTCAACTTCGTAGTGTCGGCCATCGTAGGCGTAGCCGGCCTCGAAGCCACCTACGCCGCAGTCTGCGCCGGCAAGACCATCGGCCTCGCCAACAAGGAGTGCCTCGTAGCCGCAGGCGAGCTCATCATCGCCGCGGCAAAGCAACACAACGTAGCCCTCCTCCCCATCGACTCCGAGCACAACGCCGTTCACCAGTGCATGCGCGGCGGCACCGCAGCCGAAGTGAAGCAGATCTGGCTCACAGCATCGGGTGGCCCCTTCCGCAACACTCCCCTCGCCGAGTTCGAGAACATCACCCCGCAGCAGGCCCTCAAGCATCCCACCTGGGTCATGGGCCAGCGCATCACCATCGACTCCGCCACCATGATGAACAAAGGCTTCGAGGTCATCGAAGCCTGCCGCCTCTTCAACCTCCCTGCCAGCCGGGTCCGCACCACCATCCACCCTCAATCCACAGTCCACTCCCTCGTCGAGTTCGTCGACGGCAGCATCCTCGCCCAGATCTCCGTCACCGACATGCGCCTCCCCATCCTCTACGCCCTCGCTTATCCAGAGCGCGTCGCCGTGACTGAAAAAGAGGCCCTCACCTTCGACCTCACCACACTCTCGCAGCTGGACTTCTCCCAGCCCGATCTCAATCGATTCCCCTGTCTCCGACTCGCCTACGAAGCAGCCGAAACCGGTGGCAACGCCTGCATCGCCCTCAACGCCGCCGACGAGATCGCCGTAGCCGCATTCCTCGAAGGACGTATCCCCTTCCTTGGCATCCCGCGTACAATAGATGCTGTGCTGCAGCTAACTTCCGGTCAATCTCCGGCGTCTATCCTCGATGTGCTTGATGCAGATCTTGCCGCGCGTGCCTCTGCGCGCGAAGTGATTGCCCGCCAACTCACCGGCGCCCAACGGTAG
- the rseP gene encoding RIP metalloprotease RseP, which translates to MATIIQLLIVLGIMVLVHEFGHFAVAKLCGIRVEVFSIGFGKRLFGFRRGDTEYQIAAVPLGGYVKMAGEMSFQTIETDEPRTTDPGDFNAHPRWQRILVALAGPIANFILALGLMTGVSMLHNEVQEFIDGPAHTDYITPNTPASRTGIGSGDTIVHYDSIENPTWDQVGIRSLLNLNQTVPFSFIRNGQRTDTKLFVENKGAPDDFSLDNLGLIPKMQTTPVQVDSLEPNMPAAHAGLKPHDKILSIDGLQLHSVPALLSYLQNQAGKPAALLIQRTAPDGTTQTLPIQVTPELAETPGGPKEKDYRLGFVAVQPPVKVERLPLGKAMVASWEFNKKGSLLIVEVLKRLFTRQVSVKSLQSPIGIGQQIHQAAQMPGWMPLIGLMSYISLNLGIFNLLPIPILDGGMILFLLIETIMRRDVNQQIKERVYQVAFVCLLAFFAFVIFNDLTKLNLFTKLKP; encoded by the coding sequence ATGGCAACAATCATCCAGCTTCTCATCGTCCTCGGCATCATGGTTCTGGTCCACGAGTTCGGCCACTTCGCGGTCGCCAAGCTCTGTGGTATCCGCGTCGAGGTCTTTTCCATCGGCTTCGGCAAGCGCCTCTTCGGCTTCCGCCGCGGCGACACCGAATACCAGATCGCCGCCGTTCCTCTGGGCGGCTACGTCAAGATGGCCGGCGAAATGTCCTTCCAGACCATTGAGACGGACGAGCCTCGCACAACCGATCCCGGCGACTTCAACGCCCATCCCCGCTGGCAGCGCATCCTGGTCGCACTCGCAGGCCCGATCGCAAACTTCATCCTCGCCCTCGGCCTCATGACCGGCGTCTCCATGCTCCACAACGAGGTGCAGGAGTTCATCGACGGGCCTGCTCACACCGATTACATCACCCCGAACACGCCCGCAAGCAGGACCGGCATCGGTAGCGGCGACACTATCGTCCACTATGATTCCATCGAAAACCCCACTTGGGACCAGGTCGGAATACGCTCCCTTCTGAATCTCAACCAGACCGTGCCGTTCTCCTTCATCCGCAACGGCCAGCGCACCGACACCAAACTCTTCGTTGAAAACAAGGGCGCACCCGACGACTTTTCTCTCGACAACCTTGGTCTCATTCCGAAGATGCAGACGACGCCCGTTCAGGTCGACTCGCTTGAGCCCAACATGCCCGCAGCCCACGCGGGGCTCAAGCCCCACGACAAGATCCTCAGTATCGACGGGCTTCAGTTGCACTCCGTTCCTGCACTGTTGTCCTATCTTCAGAATCAGGCTGGTAAGCCCGCGGCCCTTTTGATTCAACGCACTGCGCCTGATGGCACGACGCAGACTTTACCAATTCAGGTCACTCCGGAGCTAGCAGAGACTCCCGGTGGACCTAAGGAAAAGGACTACCGGCTAGGTTTTGTGGCTGTGCAGCCTCCCGTCAAAGTAGAGAGGCTGCCGCTGGGTAAGGCAATGGTTGCGTCGTGGGAGTTCAACAAAAAAGGCTCTCTTCTTATCGTTGAGGTTCTGAAACGGCTGTTTACCCGGCAGGTTTCGGTTAAGAGTTTGCAGAGTCCGATTGGGATTGGGCAGCAGATTCATCAGGCGGCGCAGATGCCGGGCTGGATGCCTTTGATTGGCTTGATGAGCTACATCTCGTTGAATCTGGGGATCTTCAACCTGCTGCCGATTCCGATTCTCGACGGCGGCATGATCCTGTTTTTGCTGATTGAAACGATCATGCGGCGGGATGTAAATCAGCAGATCAAGGAGCGCGTGTACCAGGTTGCGTTTGTTTGCCTGCTGGCGTTCTTTGCGTTCGTCATCTTCAACGATCTGACGAAGCTCAATCTTTTTACAAAACTTAAACCTTAG